The genomic DNA CATGTAAACGATATCACGTCGCTGCCGTTATTTTTAATGATTTTATCCATGTTGATGTTTGCATCCAGTCCACTATCCAACGTTGTGTCGCGCTATCAGGAAAACCAGGCGGATCAATACGCCATTAAAATGACAAAAGATCCAGCCGATGCGATTAGCACTTTTCAGGAGTTAACGCGGGCAGGGCTTAGCCAAGTCAACCCTCCGCTTCTGGTAAAAATCTTCCGATATGACCACCCAACGATGCTTGACCGTATTTCAACCATTGAAGACTATGAAATTCAGCAAAAAAGCAAATCAAATGGGGAAGGTCCTTAAAAAGGCCTTCTTTTTTTAGTTTTTTTGGAAAAAAGATTTGCAAAAGAAGACACTAAAAATTAATATACTTGCGGAATGTGAGAAGAACTTTTCAGTGAGGTTATCGTTTAATTTAGAAGAAAGGCGCAAAGCAAGCCCCCTTCGGAAAATGGAGGGGGAAATTAATAAAAGTTCACTTAGAGCGGAAATCAAGTACCGAAGCGTTTGTTTAACTCTTTTAATTGCTCGGACAATTGGAGGAATGCAGGACGGTCTCTGTTATCAATGGCCTCGTCAATAAGCTTTAACAGCTTTTCTTTTTCTGCCTGCAACAATACTTCCGAAAGAAGCATTTCAATGTACAGGTCTTGAATAAACATTTCTTTCTCCTTTTTACGGTTCATTGCACCGAGTTTCATAAGTTCTGTGTAGGACTTTTCGTTCATGAAAAATCACCTCTGCTGCTTTTTAATATTATATGGAATAATTAAGATTTAATCAACGGAATTTTTTAAATTTTTAAATAAGTTATTCTTAGTGTTAAAATAATTAAAAAAATAAAAATATTTATAAAATATGTGAAAAAATTGGAAAATTTATGGTATGATATGGGAAAGACGTAAAAGGAGATGAAAATATGATCATGCCGAGGAAACCGCTTATAGAAGAATATGAAATTAATCCATGTACGATGATGATTATGCCCATCGAATATGGCAGCAAAATCTATTCGCGAATTTTTGAAATTGATGACGAATATATATCCCCTTTTAAGCCGATCGAGATTATTAAAAAGAGCTGCATTTATTTTGGGGCAAGCTATGAAGGGAGAAAAGAAGCGACTAAGAGACTGATAGGGATTACTCATAAAGTTCCAATAGCCATTTCCTCACATAATTTCATTAATTTTTTTCCAACGACTTCACCGAATAACCCCGCGTGCATGTGGATTTCATACGAACATGTTGTTTTTCATGAAAGAGCCGATTCCAAACACACAAACGTCACTTTTAGCAATAAAAATATTTATACACTTCCTGTTTCCTTCAATTCATTTGAAAACCAGCTATTAAGGACGGCGCTCCTTAAAACGAAAACGATGCAAAGAATGGAGGAGACTGAGAGAAAAGCGATGTATTATTTTCATGGACCGCGCTATTTGGAGTCGTCAGAGAGAAAAGGTGAATATGGCCGGTACATAAACCGCAAAAATTAACTTTTTTCCGGCGCCTTGCCGTTTTGGAATGTTACGGCTTGAGGCGCTCCGCATTTGTGGATGACTGTCTAGGATCAACTCCTTCCATTTTGTTTTCATTTTTGAAAAAGTGGCGCTTGAATAAATAATATTCCATCAGTTCTTGCACTTTGTTCCGTATCCGCGGGTTAAAGTAGCTGTGATGCTCTTCATATCCTTTATATAAAAATATGTACATTGTAAAAGCATCATCCCGCTTTAATTGCTCAACTTTCAATCTGTTCTTTTTCATATACCGCTTAACCTCTGCCAGTTCTTTTTGAATGACCTTCATTGTTTCTTCAATTAATTCAATGTATGGTTTTCTTAATTTAAAAGGACTGTTTTCGACGATCGTAAGATCTCGGCTTAAAACAGTTAATACCATCGGTAAATAGATAGCCTGTTCCATCATATTTCGATCTTCCTCAGGAATTCTTGTCATAATCGCCATGCTCCTTACACCCTAAATAAAGAACGTATGTTCGTATTAATATAGTACTTAAAAAAATGTTCAAAAACAAGAGGAAATTTTTACAGTCAATTTTGTTTTCCAGAAAAAAATTTTGAATTTTTTTGAATCAAACGGCTGCATTATTTTTTGGATTATTTCAAACGATATGTATAATAGTAAACTGGGAAGAAAAACTGCATAATTGCGGTTTTTCTTTTTTAATGGTGGGATTATAATAATTACCAGCATGATTAAAAGAAACTTTTTCAGCAAAAAAGAAGTCTTAATATAATGGGTCGGAATTACAAGAAAAATGGAAGGGTTTTAACGATGAGATATGAAAGAAAGCAATATAAAAAGAAAAAGAAACGCAGATGGAGAAAGTTACTTCTTATCCTGCTATTATTGTCAGCAGGAGTGTTTGCTTATTCATATTTCCTATTTAAAGCAGGTATAACTCAATCCTTACAAAAGACTGGCACTGAAAAAGTGGATTATGAGTTCAATGGGAAAAAAGATAAGAATGGCTGGACAAATATTCTGTTGATTGGGAGTGATAGCCGCGGAGAAAAACATTCACGGGCCGATACAATTATGATTGCCCATTATAATAAGGAAAAAGGTGAATATAAGCTGACATCTATCATGAGGGATACGTATGTTGATATTCCGGGATATGGGAAAAATAAAATTAATGCAGCTTTTGCCTATGGAGGACCTGAACTGCTCCGGAAAACAATTAAAGAAAATTTTGACATTGATCTGCAATATTATTCAATTGTTGATTTTGAAGGTTTTGTCCAATTGATTGATGAAGCTTTCCCTGATGGGATAAAAGTAAATGTT from Bacillus methanolicus MGA3 includes the following:
- a CDS encoding competence protein ComK, which produces MIMPRKPLIEEYEINPCTMMIMPIEYGSKIYSRIFEIDDEYISPFKPIEIIKKSCIYFGASYEGRKEATKRLIGITHKVPIAISSHNFINFFPTTSPNNPACMWISYEHVVFHERADSKHTNVTFSNKNIYTLPVSFNSFENQLLRTALLKTKTMQRMEETERKAMYYFHGPRYLESSERKGEYGRYINRKN
- a CDS encoding LCP family protein, producing the protein MRYERKQYKKKKKRRWRKLLLILLLLSAGVFAYSYFLFKAGITQSLQKTGTEKVDYEFNGKKDKNGWTNILLIGSDSRGEKHSRADTIMIAHYNKEKGEYKLTSIMRDTYVDIPGYGKNKINAAFAYGGPELLRKTIKENFDIDLQYYSIVDFEGFVQLIDEAFPDGIKVNVEKRMSANIGVTLEPGVQKLDGKHLLGYVRFRHDAVGDFGRVKRQQKVLKILAKELTSLKTIPKLPKLVGVVSPYINTNMKPTTILFMGKDFLSKKNRDFETLRIPVDGSFENQRVSDAGDVLVINLKENRAALKEFLKK
- a CDS encoding IDEAL domain-containing protein — protein: MNEKSYTELMKLGAMNRKKEKEMFIQDLYIEMLLSEVLLQAEKEKLLKLIDEAIDNRDRPAFLQLSEQLKELNKRFGT